The Primulina tabacum isolate GXHZ01 chromosome 7, ASM2559414v2, whole genome shotgun sequence genome includes a window with the following:
- the LOC142551669 gene encoding trihelix transcription factor DF1-like, with translation MLNTVSGLMTSSSGDGVAHESGGANGGSSEVGASSAVRGGGVEESERIGGGGNRWPKHETLALLKIRFDMDVAFRDSNFKGPLWEEVSRKMTELGFQRSGKKCREKFENVNKYHKRTKDGRESNTIGKTYRFFDQLQAWESTRLPVLSFSCTQPRPPPAVTTMPEAPMQTNAVTFPIQSHVGTVSSISPDPLNIVHPNNSMNAIILPPPLHAMNTSNHPQIQLFKTLNCLGNSASLLTNPTSSSTSSDEGIKRQRGKKRKWKDFFESLIKNVFEKQEELHKKFLDSLDKRERDQMAREEEWRNQEMERTNREHELLVQERSISAAKDTAVVAFLQKLTEQLNLGITKSSKAPPLQEKVPAPEITQPPQQTPASPPQRSTLQPPTVVTATPEKFLNTRKTDVFGDCINLTSSLRWPKAEVEALINLRTSLDLKYQENVPKGSLWEDISAAMGKLGYNRSSKRCKEKWENINKYFKKAKESNKKRTEDSKTCPYFHRLDNLHKKRAKRTDIPPSNNEHLVKSNNPIVPIVARPEQPWSVLEQQQQDSTLHDRDQDEEIENMDHEEEEDGGGDEIVANKQQSSMG, from the exons ATGCTTAATACTGTTTCTGGGCTCATGACGAGTAGCTCAGGAGACGGCGTTGCCCACGAAAGTGGCGGAGCTAACGGTGGCAGCAGTGAGGTTGGCGCATCAAGCGCTGTTCGCGGCGGAGGTGTGGAAGAAAGCGAGAGAATTGGCGGCGGTGGAAACCGGTGGCCGAAGCATGAGACTTTGGCTTTGCTCAAAATTCGATTTGATATGGATGTTGCTTTTAGGGACTCGAATTTCAAAGGTCCGTTGTGGGAAGAAGTTTCCAG gaAAATGACGGAGCTTGGTTTTCAACGAAGTGGCAAGAAATGCAGAGAGAAATTCGAAAACGTAAACAAGTACCACAAGAGAACAAAAGATGGCCGCGAATCAAACACCATCGGCAAGACTTATCGATTTTTCGATCAATTACAGGCGTGGGAAAGCACTCGGCTGCCAGTGCTTTCCTTCAGCTGTACTCAGCCACGGCCTCCACCAGCCGTCACGACGATGCCGGAGGCGCCAATGCAGACTAATGCGGTTACTTTCCCAATTCAATCACATGTTGGGACTGTTTCATCAATTAGCCCAGATCCTTTGAATATAGTACACCCAAACAATTCGATGAATGCTATAATATTACCTCCTCCCTTACATGCAATGAATACCTCAAATCATCCTCAGATTCAACTTTTTAAAACCTTGAATTGTCTTGGCAATTCCGCGAGTTTGTTAACAAATCCAACATCTTCATCCACCTCTTCTGATGAGGGCATAAAAAGGCAACGGGGGAAGAAGAGAAAATGGAAGGATTTTTTCGAAAGTTTGATAAAAAACGTGTTCGAGAAGCAGGAGGAATTGCATAAAAAGTTTTTGGATTCGCTGGATAAACGGGAGCGGGATCAAATGGCGAGAGAGGAAGAGTGGAGGAATCAAGAAATGGAGAGAACGAATCGAGAACATGAACTCTTGGTACAGGAGAGATCGATCTCGGCAGCCAAAGACACTGCGGTGGTAGCATTTTTGCAGAAGCTAACAGAGCAATTAAACTTGGGAATCACAAAGAGCAGTAAAGCACCACCGCTCCAAGAGAAGGTACCAGCACCGGAAATTACACAGCCGCCGCAGCAAACTCCAGCATCTCCGCCTCAACGATCCACTCTCCAACCACCAACAGTAGTGACCGCGACACCTGAAAAATTCTTGAATACTCGAAAAACAGACGTCTTCGGTGATTGCATAAACCTCACAAGCTCCTTACGATGGCCAAAAGCAGAAGTCGAAGCCCTGATCAATCTGCGAACCAGTCTTGATCTCAAGTACCAAGAAAACGTGCCAAAGGGATCCCTTTGGGAGGATATCTCCGCCGCCATGGGCAAGCTAGGATACAACCGAAGCTCTAAACGATGCAAAgagaaatgggagaacatcaacAAGTACTTTAAGAAAGCGAAGGAAAGCAACAAGAAGAGAACCGAAGACTCGAAGACGTGTCCATATTTTCACCGGCTCGACAACTTACACAAAAAGAGAGCGAAGAGAACAGATATTCCCCCATCCAATAACGAGCACTTAGTGAAAAGCAATAACCCAATAGTGCCGATAGTGGCTCGACCTGAGCAGCCATGGTCGGTACTTGAGCAACAGCAGCAGGACTCCACGTTGCATGACAGAGATCAAGATGAGGAAATTGAGAACATGGATCATGAAGAGGAAGAAGACGGAGGAGGCGATGAAATAGTCGCAAACAAGCAGCAATCTTCAATGGGATGA